In the genome of Methylophaga nitratireducenticrescens, one region contains:
- the pabC gene encoding aminodeoxychorismate lyase gives MILINGHPENRIEITDRGLQYGDGLFETIAYRNGQLEYFAQHLSRLVEGCQRLKIAFPVAQQQSLTKEVNAVCRQLNNDAVIKIMVTRGSGGRGYRYQTDMQTSRIISTHSMPIYPDSHQSGITVRLCQQRLAINPTLAGIKHLNRLEQVLARNEWQDDSIVEGLMLDYQDQLIEGTMSNVFLVQNNQLSTAELSGSGIAGIMRQQLIKIADRLSIPLHITSLTIDDLKSADEVFVCNSLIGIWPVTRITDLDMHYSHGPLTQTLQRALTSQNRNA, from the coding sequence ATGATTCTGATTAACGGCCACCCCGAAAACAGAATCGAAATTACTGATCGTGGTTTGCAATATGGCGATGGTTTATTTGAAACCATCGCCTATCGTAATGGGCAACTTGAATATTTCGCCCAACATCTCTCCAGATTGGTTGAAGGCTGTCAACGGCTGAAAATTGCCTTTCCTGTTGCGCAACAGCAATCTCTCACGAAAGAAGTCAACGCTGTTTGTCGCCAATTGAATAATGATGCGGTTATTAAAATCATGGTTACCCGTGGTTCCGGAGGGCGAGGGTATCGCTATCAAACTGATATGCAAACCAGCCGAATTATCAGCACGCATTCTATGCCAATATATCCCGACTCCCATCAATCCGGCATTACCGTACGCCTCTGCCAACAGCGTTTGGCGATCAACCCCACATTGGCTGGAATCAAACATCTTAATCGTCTGGAACAAGTGCTTGCCCGTAATGAATGGCAGGACGACAGTATTGTAGAAGGTTTGATGCTTGATTATCAGGATCAATTGATAGAGGGAACAATGTCGAATGTGTTTCTGGTGCAAAATAACCAATTATCCACAGCTGAGCTTTCAGGTTCAGGAATCGCTGGTATTATGCGTCAACAACTGATTAAAATTGCTGACAGACTGTCAATTCCCCTGCATATCACATCGCTGACCATTGATGATCTCAAGTCAGCGGATGAAGTGTTTGTCTGCAACAGTTTAATTGGCATATGGCCAGTAACTCGTATTACTGATCTTGATATGCATTACAGCCATGGCCCACTTACTCAAACGTTGCAGCGGGCTTTAACTTCACAGAACAGAAACGCATGA
- the fabF gene encoding beta-ketoacyl-ACP synthase II, translated as MSKRRIVVTGLGAVTPVGLSVAESWENILAGKSGVAPITSFDVTDFPVRFGASVKDFDVETVISRKDAKKMDTFIHYGIAAAVEAIKDSGLEVTDANAERIGVAIGSGIGGLPGIEAGYDSFLNGGPRKISPFFVPSNIINMISGNLSIMFGMKGPNTAIVTACSTGTHCISAAGRMIQYGDADVMIAGGAEMATSKTGLGGFAAARALSTRNDDPLAASRPWDKDRDGFVLGDGAGVIVLEEYEHAKKRGASIYAELIGSGMSSDAYHMTMPSQGGEGAARCMVNAMNDAGINAEDIHYINAHGTSTPAGDVAETQAIKTALGNAAQKVAVSSTKSMIGHLLGAAGGVEAVFSILAIRDQVAPPTINLDNPDEACDLDYVPHTARQIPIDISMSNSFGFGGTNGTVIFKKLD; from the coding sequence ATGTCTAAAAGACGCATTGTGGTTACCGGGCTGGGCGCGGTAACACCGGTCGGTTTATCGGTAGCAGAAAGCTGGGAAAATATCCTGGCTGGCAAAAGTGGTGTGGCGCCGATTACATCTTTTGATGTAACTGATTTCCCGGTTCGTTTTGGTGCTAGCGTCAAAGACTTTGATGTTGAGACAGTTATTTCTCGTAAAGACGCTAAAAAAATGGATACTTTCATCCATTACGGTATTGCGGCAGCAGTTGAAGCCATTAAGGATTCCGGCTTGGAAGTGACCGATGCCAATGCTGAACGGATTGGTGTGGCTATTGGTTCCGGAATTGGTGGATTACCTGGTATCGAAGCTGGCTATGACAGCTTTTTAAACGGTGGACCACGTAAAATTTCGCCATTTTTTGTGCCCAGTAATATCATTAACATGATATCCGGTAATTTATCGATTATGTTTGGTATGAAAGGTCCGAATACCGCCATTGTCACGGCTTGTTCTACCGGAACACACTGTATTTCGGCTGCTGGACGCATGATTCAATATGGTGATGCCGATGTGATGATCGCCGGCGGCGCCGAGATGGCTACCTCCAAAACTGGGTTAGGTGGATTTGCTGCGGCACGCGCTCTGTCGACCCGTAATGATGATCCACTTGCTGCAAGTCGTCCGTGGGATAAAGATCGTGATGGTTTTGTGTTGGGAGATGGTGCCGGTGTCATTGTCCTGGAAGAATATGAACACGCAAAAAAACGTGGCGCTTCCATTTACGCGGAATTGATTGGTTCTGGTATGAGCAGTGATGCTTATCATATGACCATGCCATCACAAGGTGGTGAGGGTGCGGCACGCTGTATGGTTAATGCGATGAATGATGCTGGTATTAATGCAGAAGATATTCATTATATTAATGCGCACGGTACTTCGACACCCGCAGGCGATGTCGCAGAAACGCAGGCGATTAAAACGGCTCTGGGCAACGCCGCACAAAAAGTTGCTGTCAGTTCAACCAAATCAATGATCGGGCACTTGTTAGGTGCTGCAGGTGGGGTTGAAGCAGTATTCAGTATTCTGGCAATTCGTGATCAGGTTGCACCACCTACCATCAATCTGGATAACCCGGATGAAGCTTGTGATCTTGATTATGTTCCACATACGGCTCGACAAATACCTATCGATATTTCCATGTCGAATTCATTTGGCTTTGGCGGCACCAACGGTACTGTTATTTTCAAAAAACTCGATTAG
- the acpP gene encoding acyl carrier protein → MSDIEARVKEIVVEQLGVNADEVTADASFIDDLGADSLDTVELVMALEEAFECEIPDEEAEKITTVKEAVAYINSVQS, encoded by the coding sequence ATGAGTGATATTGAAGCTCGTGTGAAAGAAATTGTTGTTGAACAATTAGGTGTAAATGCCGATGAAGTAACTGCAGATGCTTCATTTATTGATGATCTGGGTGCTGACTCGCTGGACACTGTTGAGCTGGTTATGGCACTGGAAGAAGCATTTGAATGTGAAATTCCTGACGAAGAAGCGGAAAAGATCACCACCGTTAAAGAAGCCGTCGCTTATATTAATTCTGTTCAGTCTTAA
- the fabG gene encoding 3-oxoacyl-ACP reductase FabG, translated as MSLQGKVALVTGATRGIGRAIALSLGEQGATVIGTATSEKGAATISEYLQAAGIQGKGLVLNVTQENAIDETVTAIEAEFAAPDILVNNAGITRDNLLMRMKDEEWDDIIDTNLTPIFKLSKRCVRAMTKARWGRIINITSVVGVMGNAGQTNYAAAKAGVIGFSKSLAREVGARGITVNSVAPGFIDTDMTSGLPEAHKTALLEQVPVKRLGEAEEIAAAVSFLASPLAGYITGETLHVNGGMYMN; from the coding sequence ATGAGCCTACAAGGTAAAGTTGCTTTGGTAACCGGGGCAACTCGCGGTATCGGCCGTGCTATTGCATTAAGTCTCGGTGAACAGGGTGCGACCGTGATTGGCACAGCCACCTCAGAAAAGGGTGCTGCTACCATCAGTGAATACCTGCAGGCAGCCGGTATTCAGGGAAAAGGTCTGGTATTGAACGTGACACAGGAAAATGCCATTGATGAAACTGTTACGGCGATCGAAGCCGAATTCGCCGCGCCGGATATTCTGGTCAACAATGCTGGTATCACCCGTGACAATCTGCTGATGCGGATGAAGGATGAAGAATGGGACGATATTATCGACACCAATCTCACGCCAATCTTCAAATTAAGCAAACGTTGTGTGCGTGCTATGACCAAAGCCCGTTGGGGTCGCATTATCAATATCACATCAGTTGTTGGTGTAATGGGTAATGCAGGTCAAACCAATTATGCTGCTGCTAAAGCCGGTGTGATTGGTTTCAGCAAGTCATTGGCCCGTGAAGTTGGTGCTCGTGGCATTACGGTAAACAGTGTTGCGCCCGGCTTTATTGATACAGATATGACCAGTGGGCTACCTGAAGCACATAAAACTGCACTACTGGAACAAGTTCCGGTTAAACGCCTCGGTGAAGCAGAAGAAATCGCCGCTGCTGTCAGCTTTTTGGCCAGTCCTTTAGCCGGATATATTACAGGCGAAACGCTGCACGTAAATGGCGGCATGTATATGAATTAA
- the fabD gene encoding ACP S-malonyltransferase, translating to MHSAFVFPGQGSQSVSMLAELSESFPQVQQTFAEASEALGYDLWALVQNGPEAELNQTDKTQPAMLAAGIAVWRCWESVSDDKPAYLAGHSLGEYTALVAAGALDFKTAIKLVEKRGQFMQQAVPAGEGAMAAILGLDDDTVKAVCQQASDAGIVEAVNFNSPGQVVIAGSKSAVDKAVTIATEKGAKRALLLPVSVPSHCALMRPAAEKLSAELESVSIQTPLIPVIHNTSVTATSDSDQIRQLLAQQLYNPVRWVETVEWFAAQGVEILVECGPGKVLAGLTKRIDKSLQALPVFDSATLQKTQEVLGEPS from the coding sequence ATGCATTCAGCTTTTGTCTTTCCCGGCCAGGGTTCACAATCTGTTTCCATGTTAGCCGAGTTATCTGAATCCTTTCCGCAAGTGCAGCAGACATTTGCAGAAGCCAGTGAAGCGCTTGGCTATGATTTATGGGCACTTGTGCAAAATGGGCCTGAAGCCGAACTTAATCAAACCGATAAAACTCAACCAGCCATGCTGGCCGCAGGCATTGCTGTCTGGCGTTGCTGGGAATCCGTTAGTGACGATAAGCCAGCGTATCTGGCCGGCCATAGCCTGGGTGAATATACGGCACTGGTTGCGGCTGGCGCTTTGGATTTTAAAACAGCTATCAAACTGGTGGAAAAACGTGGCCAGTTCATGCAGCAGGCCGTTCCTGCGGGTGAAGGTGCTATGGCGGCCATCCTTGGTCTTGATGATGACACTGTAAAAGCTGTCTGTCAGCAGGCGAGTGATGCCGGAATCGTTGAAGCAGTAAATTTTAATTCGCCTGGTCAGGTGGTTATTGCCGGCAGCAAATCAGCAGTTGATAAAGCCGTCACAATTGCCACGGAGAAAGGTGCCAAACGTGCCTTGTTATTGCCGGTTAGTGTACCTTCGCATTGCGCTCTGATGCGGCCAGCTGCCGAGAAGTTATCAGCAGAGCTGGAATCTGTCTCTATTCAAACACCGCTCATTCCAGTGATCCATAATACCAGTGTCACTGCTACATCCGATTCAGACCAAATTCGCCAATTACTGGCACAACAGTTATACAATCCTGTGCGTTGGGTAGAAACCGTCGAGTGGTTTGCTGCCCAGGGCGTTGAGATTCTGGTTGAATGCGGACCGGGTAAAGTTCTGGCCGGTTTAACCAAACGTATTGATAAATCTTTGCAGGCCTTACCCGTATTTGATTCGGCCACATTGCAAAAAACTCAAGAAGTATTAGGAGAACCATCATGA
- a CDS encoding beta-ketoacyl-ACP synthase III, producing the protein MIYSRIAGTGSYLPEKFLTNIDLESMVETSDEWITDRTGIKKRHIAGENETTTDLAYFAAKNAISAAGIKPRDIDMIIVATTTPTLIFPSTAALVQQKLGIHGCPAFDIQAVCTGFVYALTVADKFIKSGSAKNVLVIGAETLSRIVDWTDRNTCVLFGDGAGAVVLQASAEPGIMSTHIYCDGSFNELLHVPTGPGSAITEDPAYIEMQGNDVFKIAVKTLSKIVDETLTANQLNKHDIDWLIPHQANIRIIAATAKKLSMSMDRVVVTVQDHGNTSAASIPLALDVAVRDGRINRGETLLFEAFGGGFTWGSALIKF; encoded by the coding sequence GTGATTTATTCCAGAATTGCCGGAACGGGCAGCTATTTGCCGGAAAAATTTCTGACCAATATTGACCTCGAGTCAATGGTTGAAACCAGTGACGAATGGATTACCGATCGCACTGGAATTAAAAAACGCCATATTGCCGGTGAAAACGAAACGACAACAGATTTAGCTTATTTTGCCGCTAAAAATGCGATTTCTGCTGCCGGTATAAAGCCTCGTGATATAGACATGATCATTGTTGCGACAACCACGCCAACACTGATTTTTCCCAGTACAGCAGCATTGGTCCAGCAAAAGCTGGGAATTCATGGCTGTCCGGCATTTGATATCCAGGCCGTTTGTACAGGATTTGTTTACGCACTGACTGTTGCGGACAAATTTATTAAGTCTGGCAGTGCCAAAAATGTTTTGGTTATAGGTGCAGAAACGTTATCCCGTATTGTCGACTGGACTGATCGCAATACCTGTGTCTTATTTGGCGATGGCGCCGGTGCGGTCGTGTTACAGGCATCTGCCGAACCCGGCATTATGTCGACCCATATTTATTGTGACGGTAGTTTCAATGAACTGTTACATGTCCCAACAGGTCCCGGAAGCGCTATTACTGAAGATCCTGCCTATATTGAAATGCAGGGTAATGACGTTTTCAAAATCGCTGTAAAAACTCTGAGTAAAATTGTCGACGAAACACTGACGGCTAACCAGTTAAATAAACATGATATTGACTGGCTGATACCACATCAGGCGAATATTCGTATTATCGCTGCGACAGCCAAAAAGTTGAGCATGTCGATGGATAGAGTTGTTGTCACGGTTCAGGACCATGGTAATACCTCTGCGGCATCTATTCCGCTGGCACTGGATGTTGCCGTGCGTGATGGTCGTATCAATCGTGGAGAAACATTATTGTTTGAAGCGTTTGGTGGTGGTTTTACCTGGGGCTCAGCGCTCATCAAATTTTAA
- the plsX gene encoding phosphate acyltransferase PlsX: MTLTISIDAMGGDHGPQVVIPAAISTLQRHSDIELILVGDEAIISAEIAKHQFNDKHRMKIQHASQTVGMDEPPSSALRGKKDSSMRVAINLVKEGQAAACVSAGNTGALMATARFVLKTLPGIERPAIITALPTMRGHTYVLDLGANVDSTAEHLVQFALMGSVLAELIDGKPNPTVGLLNVGAEEIKGNERVKEAARLLTKTDLNYYGYVEGDGLYHGEVDVLVCDGFVGNVALKASEGVAHMIRHYLRQGFNRNWLTKIAGLIAYPVLKSFSKELDPRAFNGANLIGLQGIVIKSHGGADAFAFANAINIAILEARKDVPKNITKHLETLLEEQML; this comes from the coding sequence TTGACTTTAACAATTTCGATTGACGCTATGGGCGGGGATCACGGACCTCAAGTCGTGATCCCCGCTGCTATATCAACGCTGCAAAGGCATTCTGATATAGAGCTTATTTTAGTTGGCGATGAAGCCATAATTTCAGCAGAAATAGCTAAACATCAGTTCAATGATAAACACCGGATGAAAATTCAGCATGCCTCCCAAACGGTTGGTATGGATGAACCTCCTTCTTCGGCACTTCGCGGCAAAAAAGATTCTTCCATGCGGGTAGCTATTAACCTGGTGAAAGAGGGGCAAGCAGCTGCTTGTGTCAGTGCCGGTAATACCGGTGCCTTAATGGCCACTGCGCGGTTCGTGCTGAAGACGCTGCCGGGAATTGAGCGTCCTGCAATCATTACGGCCTTACCCACCATGCGGGGTCATACCTATGTTCTCGACCTGGGGGCAAACGTGGACTCAACTGCAGAACATCTGGTGCAGTTCGCATTAATGGGGTCTGTGTTAGCTGAGTTGATTGATGGCAAGCCGAATCCAACTGTTGGCCTGCTGAATGTTGGCGCAGAGGAAATCAAAGGTAATGAACGGGTCAAAGAGGCTGCTCGATTATTAACCAAAACAGATCTGAATTATTACGGCTATGTCGAAGGTGATGGGCTTTATCATGGCGAGGTCGATGTACTGGTCTGTGATGGCTTTGTGGGGAATGTTGCACTGAAAGCCAGTGAAGGTGTTGCACATATGATCCGGCATTATCTGCGGCAGGGATTCAATCGTAACTGGCTAACTAAAATTGCCGGATTAATTGCCTATCCTGTTTTGAAAAGCTTTAGTAAAGAGCTTGATCCTCGTGCATTTAATGGCGCGAACCTGATTGGATTACAAGGTATTGTGATAAAAAGTCATGGTGGCGCAGACGCATTTGCTTTCGCCAATGCTATTAATATCGCCATTTTAGAAGCCCGAAAAGACGTTCCAAAGAATATTACTAAACATCTTGAAACTCTTTTAGAGGAACAGATGTTGTGA
- the rpmF gene encoding 50S ribosomal protein L32 → MAVQKSKKSPSRRGMRRSHDALTESTLAVDSTSGELHRRHHVTADGYYRGRKVIADKSE, encoded by the coding sequence ATGGCTGTTCAAAAGAGTAAAAAGAGTCCTTCACGTCGCGGTATGCGTCGTTCACATGATGCATTAACCGAGTCAACATTAGCAGTTGATTCGACTTCAGGTGAATTACACCGTCGTCATCATGTTACTGCTGACGGTTACTATCGTGGCCGTAAAGTCATTGCTGATAAGAGTGAATAA
- a CDS encoding YceD family protein translates to MLFDTNSYIIPSIMHQQLPKEIDPFRFAHSGLQIAGEIPVSKMSRLSEMLHDNSGTVSVDMQFDIDTTGTPYMRGQFAVTVNLLCERCMEPMTHSMNITTILALVRHEGKIEGLAEQYEPWILNDAKQVDPAQIVEDELILALPIVPKHDYPCLPEELWQAGEEEIEPEKPVSPFAVLSSLKLKK, encoded by the coding sequence TTGCTGTTTGATACCAATTCTTATATAATCCCGTCGATTATGCATCAGCAATTGCCAAAAGAGATTGATCCGTTTCGTTTTGCTCACAGCGGTTTACAGATAGCGGGGGAAATCCCGGTCAGTAAAATGTCGCGGCTGAGCGAAATGTTGCACGACAATTCAGGGACAGTGTCGGTCGATATGCAGTTTGATATTGATACAACCGGCACGCCCTATATGCGTGGACAGTTTGCTGTCACGGTCAATCTGTTATGTGAACGTTGTATGGAGCCGATGACTCATTCAATGAACATCACAACGATATTGGCACTGGTTCGGCACGAAGGGAAAATTGAAGGTCTTGCTGAGCAATACGAGCCATGGATCTTGAATGATGCAAAACAAGTTGATCCGGCACAGATAGTGGAAGATGAGTTAATACTCGCTTTACCGATTGTGCCAAAACATGATTATCCATGTTTGCCGGAAGAATTATGGCAAGCAGGAGAGGAAGAAATTGAGCCTGAAAAACCAGTCTCACCGTTTGCCGTTTTATCTTCGTTGAAATTGAAGAAATAA
- the purF gene encoding amidophosphoribosyltransferase: MCGIIGIVGHTEVNQALYDGLTVQQHRGQDAAGIMTCDHTGRFYLRKDNGLVKDVFHTRHMIRLKGSMGIGHIRYPTAGCSNSAESQPFYVNSPFGIALAHNGNLTNTQLLSDQLFKSDRRHLNTGSDSEVLLNVLAHELQTSGKLKPQPEDIFKAVAEVHKRCKGAYAAVAMIAGVGMLAFRDPYGIRPAVIGKRDTSQGTEYVVASESVAIDTLDFDLMRDVQPGECVFIDMEGGFHSQQCAENPVKSPCIFEYVYFARPDSMMDGISVHKSRMRMGTKLAEKIKREFPDHDIDVVIPIPDTSRSAALQLSYDLGVVYREGFIKNRYIGRTFIMPGQQQRKKSVRQKLNAIDLEFRDKNVLLVDDSIVRGTTSQQIVQMARDAGAKKVYLASAAPPVRFPNVYGIDMPSPSEFVAHNRNVKQIAEELGVDWLIYQDLNDLVEAINKKSDVKRFDTSCFDGDYITGDIDETYLYYIDALRNDMSKQTEEEGNVTIELHNDV; this comes from the coding sequence ATGTGTGGAATTATCGGAATCGTAGGTCATACAGAGGTTAATCAGGCACTCTATGACGGACTGACCGTTCAACAACACCGTGGTCAGGATGCCGCTGGTATTATGACGTGTGATCACACTGGACGGTTTTATCTTCGCAAAGATAATGGACTGGTTAAAGATGTTTTTCACACCCGTCATATGATTCGTCTGAAAGGTTCAATGGGCATAGGCCATATACGCTATCCTACCGCGGGGTGTTCCAACTCCGCTGAATCCCAACCATTTTATGTCAACTCGCCATTTGGGATTGCCCTGGCCCACAATGGTAACTTGACCAACACACAGCTGTTATCAGATCAATTGTTTAAAAGTGATCGTCGCCACCTCAATACCGGCTCTGATTCAGAAGTTTTATTAAATGTACTTGCTCACGAATTACAAACTTCCGGAAAACTAAAACCACAACCCGAAGATATTTTTAAAGCGGTTGCTGAAGTACATAAACGTTGTAAAGGTGCTTATGCCGCAGTAGCCATGATTGCTGGTGTTGGTATGCTAGCTTTCCGGGATCCCTATGGTATCCGGCCTGCCGTCATTGGTAAGCGTGATACATCGCAGGGAACAGAATATGTTGTAGCTTCAGAGAGTGTTGCAATTGATACTCTCGATTTTGATTTGATGCGTGATGTTCAGCCTGGGGAGTGTGTTTTTATTGATATGGAAGGTGGTTTTCATAGTCAGCAATGTGCAGAAAACCCTGTTAAATCACCCTGTATATTTGAATACGTTTATTTTGCCCGTCCTGATTCAATGATGGACGGTATCTCTGTTCACAAAAGCCGTATGCGCATGGGCACTAAACTGGCTGAGAAAATTAAGCGCGAATTTCCTGATCATGACATTGATGTGGTCATTCCAATTCCCGATACCAGTCGCAGTGCTGCATTACAACTTTCATATGATTTAGGTGTGGTTTACCGCGAAGGCTTTATTAAAAACAGATATATTGGCCGGACGTTTATTATGCCCGGACAACAGCAACGTAAAAAATCAGTGAGACAAAAGCTCAATGCCATAGATCTTGAGTTTCGTGATAAAAATGTGTTGCTGGTCGATGATTCAATCGTCCGTGGTACAACTTCCCAGCAAATTGTGCAAATGGCTCGAGATGCGGGCGCTAAAAAAGTTTATCTGGCTTCCGCTGCACCACCAGTTCGCTTCCCCAATGTGTATGGTATTGATATGCCTTCACCATCTGAATTTGTTGCGCATAATCGCAATGTTAAGCAAATTGCAGAAGAACTCGGTGTTGACTGGTTGATTTATCAGGATTTAAACGATTTGGTTGAAGCCATTAACAAGAAAAGTGACGTTAAACGTTTTGATACGTCCTGTTTTGATGGTGATTACATTACCGGCGATATTGATGAAACCTATTTGTATTACATTGATGCGCTGCGTAATGACATGTCCAAACAGACTGAAGAAGAAGGTAACGTTACTATTGAGCTGCATAATGACGTTTAA
- a CDS encoding CvpA family protein, with protein sequence MNWVDYLIIGIILISSGISIVRGFIKEVLSLISWIVAIWVAFMFFANFASLLTPYIDTATLRLFIAFFVLFVVTLILGALVNHLISQLVEKTGLSGTDRALGVIFGILRGVAIVTILVLAAGVTPMPSDSWWQNSLLLQHFEDLAVWVKQLLPADVAEHVNFN encoded by the coding sequence ATGAACTGGGTAGATTATTTAATAATCGGCATTATTTTGATTTCGTCGGGCATCAGTATCGTTCGCGGTTTTATAAAAGAAGTTCTTTCGTTAATTAGTTGGATAGTAGCGATTTGGGTTGCATTCATGTTTTTTGCAAACTTCGCCAGTTTGTTAACGCCCTATATCGATACAGCTACACTACGCCTGTTTATTGCATTCTTTGTCTTATTTGTTGTCACATTAATACTCGGGGCACTGGTTAATCATTTGATTTCACAATTGGTTGAAAAAACTGGTCTCAGCGGCACGGACCGTGCTCTGGGAGTGATTTTTGGTATTCTTAGAGGTGTCGCAATCGTCACTATATTAGTGTTGGCTGCTGGAGTAACACCCATGCCATCTGACAGTTGGTGGCAAAATTCTTTATTGTTACAACACTTTGAAGATCTGGCGGTTTGGGTCAAACAGCTTTTGCCAGCTGATGTTGCCGAACACGTTAACTTCAACTAA
- a CDS encoding SPOR domain-containing protein yields the protein MMTQKQQQRLIGTLLLVFFIAVLAYIVLSKVSQTESGRQEVEEEPIQFSSVIEPLQEEAGDDSELETASSAPEAFVDIDPEVTDDTAPQLPDAFVSEPVTPEPENVAPAAVPEAPKPAPAPKAPEPEPAAEAPAPKVSQPEPETESTPAPAEANSRWILQLGSFSLEANAISRKKQLEELGYKPTIEQTRSGGTVIYRVRLQPNADRSALEKTAESIRNQLNINTQVFPYQ from the coding sequence ATGATGACCCAAAAACAACAACAGCGTTTAATCGGGACGCTATTGCTTGTCTTTTTCATCGCCGTGCTCGCTTATATCGTTTTATCCAAAGTTAGTCAGACAGAGTCCGGCAGACAGGAAGTCGAAGAAGAACCTATTCAGTTTTCATCGGTAATTGAGCCTTTACAGGAAGAGGCAGGCGATGACTCCGAGTTGGAAACAGCTTCTTCTGCCCCGGAAGCTTTTGTCGATATCGATCCTGAAGTTACAGACGATACTGCTCCGCAGTTGCCTGACGCTTTTGTGTCAGAACCTGTCACACCGGAGCCTGAAAATGTAGCACCAGCTGCGGTACCTGAAGCTCCCAAACCTGCTCCCGCGCCAAAAGCTCCCGAACCTGAACCGGCAGCAGAGGCCCCAGCTCCCAAGGTAAGTCAACCCGAACCTGAAACAGAATCGACTCCTGCTCCTGCTGAAGCAAATTCGCGCTGGATTCTTCAGTTAGGCAGTTTTTCATTGGAAGCGAATGCAATCAGTCGGAAAAAGCAGTTGGAAGAGCTGGGTTATAAACCAACGATTGAGCAAACTCGTTCAGGTGGAACTGTTATTTATCGAGTGAGATTGCAACCGAATGCAGATAGATCTGCTCTGGAAAAAACCGCTGAGTCAATACGTAACCAATTGAATATAAATACCCAGGTTTTCCCCTATCAGTAA